From a single Okeanomitos corallinicola TIOX110 genomic region:
- a CDS encoding aminotransferase class III-fold pyridoxal phosphate-dependent enzyme, which translates to MQSSQKTPKMERSLHLLTLSAKSEQALSDLAVRYQTFLQDEPTASLADICFSANTRRSHFQHRLAILCPSTTQLQETLNHFTTGSQPPTAVTGQSPKNPPPLAFLFTGQGSQYINMGRQLYEQAPIFQQIIDQANQILLPYLEKPLLEVLYPSTEENSLINQTAYTQPALFAIEYALTELWQSWGIKPDVVIGHSLGEYVAACVAGAFSFEEGLKLVAKRASLMQALPKDGQMVAIFADATTVQKAIQPYSEKISIAAINSPSNTVISGVGEAIEVVLTILETQGIETRRLKVSHAFHSPLMEQMLGEFAQNISQMQFQPLQIPLISNLTGQIIPPGQVLDSSYWLRQIREPVQFMPGMNTLFELGYEVFLEIGTKPVLSSLGKHCQQENTVTWLSSLTYDQDNWHSLFLSLSNLYIKGAKINWQGFDDDYSRSVLPLPTYPFQKKRYWFDTLSTNDNQANENGYKLPNKILNLNQQEHNLQMTTITPSQKQELILGKIRSLVAYFLKAAPEDINIHLSFLEMGADSIAMLDAIRAIENTYNFKITIRQLFEELPNIQALANHIADNLSPEWINANLQQFAAKSDPKVATPIQPNTPLIIGQNFQATTSANGLEQIMRQQLELVSQSLSAVVSQQLEFLQNNGLATNNHNHQNNNSPTNTPTKKPVVPVNKSQPKQNGSTPYIKSQVNGKVNGKSNVNSQLSVEQECHLQELINLYNHKTQKSKQRSQTYRPVLADSRAVAGFRLSTKEMVYPIIGERAVGAKFWDIDGNEYLDITMGFGVLLFGHAPSFITQAVQEQMEKGLQIGPQSKLAGEVAELICELTGMERVTFCNSGTEAVMTGLRLARTTTGRTKIAIFSGSYHGHFDGILARSLNEQVMGVPLSPGVSEHTVEDVMVLDYGNPESLEILRSCVHELAAVLVEPVQSRHPDLQPQEFLTELRQLTADNGCALIFDEVITGFRIHPRGAQAWFDIDADIAIYGKIVGGGMPIGVVAGKANYMNGIDGGLWEYQDPSYPQAEKTFFAGTFNKNHTGMAAARSVLQHLKEQGSNLQLQLNQRTAYLANTLNNYFQAENVPIKIIHFGSLFRFTFSGNLDLLFYHLLLKGVYIWEGRNCFLSTAHTEQNIEFLIQAVKDSVEELRSGGFLPQRLINVEKN; encoded by the coding sequence ATGCAGTCCAGTCAAAAAACACCAAAGATGGAACGTTCATTACACTTACTGACCCTATCAGCCAAAAGTGAACAAGCTTTATCCGATTTGGCTGTCCGTTATCAAACATTTTTACAAGATGAACCAACAGCATCATTAGCCGATATTTGTTTTTCTGCTAATACCAGGCGATCGCATTTTCAACATCGGTTAGCTATTCTCTGTCCATCCACAACCCAGTTACAAGAAACCCTAAATCATTTTACAACCGGGTCTCAACCCCCAACAGCGGTTACTGGTCAATCACCAAAAAATCCACCACCACTGGCTTTTTTATTCACTGGTCAAGGTTCACAATATATCAACATGGGTCGTCAACTCTATGAACAAGCACCCATTTTCCAGCAAATCATTGACCAAGCTAATCAAATTCTACTTCCCTATTTAGAAAAACCTCTGCTTGAGGTCTTGTACCCCAGCACTGAAGAAAATTCTCTGATCAATCAAACCGCATACACCCAACCTGCTTTATTTGCTATAGAATACGCACTCACCGAATTATGGCAGTCTTGGGGGATTAAACCTGATGTAGTTATCGGTCATAGTTTAGGGGAATATGTGGCCGCTTGTGTGGCCGGAGCTTTTAGTTTTGAGGAAGGACTAAAACTGGTAGCTAAACGGGCCAGTCTCATGCAAGCACTTCCAAAAGATGGTCAAATGGTAGCAATATTTGCCGATGCAACAACAGTACAAAAAGCTATTCAACCCTACTCGGAAAAGATATCAATCGCAGCTATTAATAGTCCCAGCAACACAGTTATTTCTGGTGTTGGTGAAGCAATAGAAGTAGTCCTGACTATTTTAGAAACCCAAGGAATTGAAACTAGACGATTGAAAGTTTCTCATGCTTTTCATTCTCCTTTAATGGAGCAAATGTTAGGAGAATTTGCCCAAAATATCAGTCAGATGCAATTTCAACCTTTACAAATTCCTTTAATTTCTAATTTAACAGGTCAAATTATCCCTCCAGGTCAAGTTTTAGATAGTAGCTATTGGTTGCGTCAAATTCGTGAACCAGTCCAATTTATGCCAGGAATGAATACTCTTTTTGAACTGGGTTATGAAGTATTCTTAGAAATAGGTACAAAACCAGTTCTTTCTAGTTTAGGTAAACATTGTCAGCAAGAAAATACAGTCACTTGGTTATCTTCTCTAACCTATGATCAAGATAATTGGCATTCATTATTTCTGAGTTTATCAAATCTGTATATTAAAGGAGCAAAGATTAACTGGCAAGGATTTGATGATGATTACTCAAGGAGTGTTTTACCCCTGCCAACTTATCCTTTCCAGAAAAAACGTTATTGGTTTGATACCCTCTCAACCAATGACAATCAAGCCAATGAGAATGGATATAAATTACCAAATAAAATATTAAATCTAAATCAACAGGAACATAATTTACAAATGACTACCATTACACCATCCCAAAAACAGGAGCTAATCCTGGGTAAGATACGTTCTTTAGTAGCTTATTTTCTCAAAGCAGCACCAGAAGACATCAACATTCATCTTTCTTTCCTAGAAATGGGTGCTGACTCAATCGCTATGTTAGATGCTATCCGCGCTATTGAAAATACTTACAACTTCAAAATTACCATTCGGCAGTTATTTGAAGAATTACCAAATATTCAGGCGTTAGCAAATCACATTGCTGATAATTTATCACCAGAATGGATTAATGCCAATTTACAACAGTTTGCTGCTAAATCAGATCCAAAAGTAGCAACACCAATACAACCAAATACACCTTTAATAATTGGGCAAAACTTCCAAGCAACAACCTCAGCAAATGGCTTAGAACAAATCATGAGACAACAGTTAGAACTTGTCTCTCAAAGTTTGTCAGCAGTTGTATCTCAGCAGTTGGAATTTTTGCAAAATAATGGTTTAGCTACAAATAATCACAATCATCAGAATAATAATTCTCCCACTAACACCCCAACCAAAAAACCTGTTGTTCCTGTCAATAAAAGCCAACCAAAACAAAATGGTAGTACACCATATATAAAGTCCCAAGTTAATGGGAAAGTTAATGGGAAATCTAATGTAAATTCTCAACTGAGTGTAGAACAAGAATGTCATTTACAAGAACTGATAAATCTGTATAATCACAAGACTCAAAAATCAAAACAGCGCTCTCAAACTTACCGTCCAGTTTTAGCAGACAGTAGAGCAGTAGCAGGATTTCGTCTTTCTACCAAAGAAATGGTTTACCCCATCATTGGAGAGAGAGCAGTAGGAGCTAAATTTTGGGATATAGATGGCAACGAGTATCTAGATATTACTATGGGTTTTGGAGTGTTGTTGTTTGGTCATGCCCCATCCTTTATTACTCAAGCAGTACAAGAACAGATGGAAAAAGGTTTACAAATAGGACCACAATCAAAACTAGCGGGAGAAGTGGCCGAGTTAATTTGTGAACTAACTGGTATGGAGCGTGTCACTTTCTGTAATTCCGGTACAGAAGCAGTCATGACAGGTTTACGTCTAGCACGTACTACCACAGGAAGGACTAAAATAGCCATCTTTTCTGGTTCATATCATGGTCATTTTGACGGCATTTTAGCCAGATCATTAAATGAACAAGTTATGGGTGTACCTTTATCGCCAGGAGTATCTGAGCATACAGTCGAAGATGTCATGGTACTAGATTATGGAAATCCTGAATCCTTAGAAATTTTACGCTCCTGTGTCCATGAACTAGCTGCGGTCTTAGTTGAACCTGTACAGAGTCGTCACCCTGACTTACAACCCCAAGAATTCTTAACAGAACTAAGACAATTAACAGCAGATAACGGATGTGCGCTAATTTTCGATGAAGTAATTACAGGTTTCCGTATTCATCCCAGAGGCGCACAAGCATGGTTTGATATTGATGCAGACATAGCTATTTATGGAAAAATAGTCGGTGGAGGGATGCCTATTGGTGTTGTAGCAGGTAAAGCAAACTACATGAATGGAATTGACGGTGGTTTGTGGGAATATCAAGACCCTTCCTACCCCCAAGCAGAAAAAACATTCTTTGCGGGAACATTCAACAAAAACCATACAGGGATGGCCGCTGCACGTTCAGTTTTACAACATCTCAAGGAACAAGGTTCTAATTTACAACTGCAATTAAATCAACGTACTGCATATTTAGCTAACACACTCAACAATTATTTTCAAGCAGAAAACGTACCCATCAAAATCATCCATTTTGGTTCACTATTTCGCTTTACCTTTTCAGGCAATTTAGATTTATTGTTCTATCACCTACTATTAAAAGGTGTTTATATCTGGGAAGGACGCAACTGTTTTCTATCTACAGCACACACAGAACAAAATATTGAATTTTTGATTCAAGCAGTGAAAGATAGTGTTGAAGAATTACGTTCTGGTGGATTTTTACCTCAACGTCTAATTAATGTAGAAAAAAACTGA